ACGAAGATGCGGGTGCCACCCCTGATCACCACGCTCGGCTCGTTCGGCGCGGCCCTGGGCCTGGCCCAGATCATCACCGACGGAAACGATCTCAAGGACGTGCCCAACGAGCTGATCGACACCTTGGGCGTCGGGCGGTTCCTGGGCCTGCCCTGGCTGGTCTGGGTGGCGTTGCTGGTCGCCCTGATCGGCGGCGTGTTCCTGGCGTTCACCCGCTACGGCCGCCGCACCTACGCGATCGGCTCCAACGCCGAGGCGGCCCGTCGCGCCGGCATCAACGTCGACCGGCACCTGATCAGTGTCTACGCGATCGCCGGCCTGCTCGCCGGGCTGGCGGGAATCATGAGTTACGCGCAGTTCGGCTCGACCACGCTCAGCGGCCACGGCACCGACAACCTGGCGGTGATCGCCGCGGTCGTCATCGGCGGCACCAGCCTCTTCGGTGGCGTCGGCACGATGTTCGGCACCCTCGTCGGCACCACGATCCCGGCTGTGCTCGCCAACGGGCTGGTCATCGTGGGGCTCAACTCCTTCTGGCGCGACTTCGCGGTCGGCGTCGTCCTCGTCGCCGCCGTCTACCTCGACCAGCTCCGTCGCCGCTCCCGCACCACCCGATGAGATTGGACTCCCCCATGCGCACGTACAAGTGGATGGTGGCCGCGACCGCGGTCCTGAGCCTGACCGCGCTGACCGCCTGCGGTGGCGGTGACGACGAGGCCGGCGGCGGTGACAAGACCGGCGGCTTCAAGATCGCGTTGATCCCCGGCGTGGCCAACGACGCCTACTACGGCTCGGTGGCCTGCGGCGTGCAGGCGGCGGCCAAGGAGAGCGGCTCCACGGTCGAGGTGCAGGCCCCCAAGTCGTTCAGCCCGACCGACCAGATCCCGATCCTGCAGGCCGTCGTGGCCAAGAAGCCCGATGTCATCATCATCGCCCCGACCGACAGCAAGGCCCTCTACGCCCCGCTCAAGCAGGCCACCGCCCAGGGCATCAAGGTCGTGCTCGTCGACACCACGCTTGAGGACCCGTCGCTGGCCGAGGCCGAGGTAACCTCGGACAACATCGAGGCCGGAAAGACCGCCGCGGCCAAGCTGATCGAGTTGCTCGGGGACAAGGCGGGCTCGGTGCTCACGGTCAACCTGTCGGCCGGCGTCACCACCACCGACGACCGGTTCAAGGGCTTCGCCGAGGGCCTCAAGGCCAACCCGAAGCTCAAGGACCTGGGCCAGCAGTACTCGAACAACAGCGTGCAGACCGCGTCGTCGATCGTCTCGGCCACCGTCGCCGCCAACCCCGACCTGATCGGCATCTTCTCGACCGCCGCGTTCAACACCGAGGGTGCCGTCGCGGCGCTGCGGGCGGCCAACGACGACCGGGTCACCATCGTCGGCTTCGACGCCAACCCGCCCGGCGTCAAGCAGATCCAGGACGGCGAGGTCGCCGCCCAGGTGGTGCTCAAGCCCTACGACGAGGGCCTCGCGGCCGGCGAGCAGGCCGTCAACGCGCTCACCGGCAAGGAGGTCACCAAGAAGATCACCACCGGTGCGGTGGTGGCCACCAAGGACAACCTCGACAGCCCCGAGGTGAAGAAATACCTCTACAGCTTCACGTGCCCCGCCGCCTGAGCTCCTTCTCCCCGTCCGAAAGGCAAGACATGGATACCCGTACGGGTAAGAAGATCCGCCTCGGCCGCCTGCTCAACCCGAGCACCGGACGATCGGTCGTCATCGCCGCCTCGCACGGCGTGATGAGCGGTCCGCCCTCCGGGCTGCGCACCCGCGCCGAGATCGACACCGCCTTCGCCCACCTGGGCGCGGCCGACGGCGTGATGGTCTCCCCGGGCATGCTGCCGCTGATGGAGGACTTCTACGTCGGTCGCGGCCGGCCCGCCGCCGTGCTGCACCTGGACTGGAAGAACCACGGCCGCAGGATCTACACCCCGGGCCAGGACGGGCGTAGTGAAGGGGTGCTGGCCCAACTCGCCTCGCTCGAGGAGGTCGCGGCGGCCGGCATCGACGCCGTCATGACCTATCTCTACGTCGGCCAGCGCGACAGCACCCTCGAGCGTGCCGAGATCGAGCGCAACGCCCGGATCGTCGCCGACGCCGCCAAGGTCGGTGTCGCGGTGATCATCGAGCCGCGCTCGGCCCTGGAGGCGGAGGGCGCACACGCGCTCAGCACCGAGGTGCTCAGCCTGTACTGCCGCATCTCCGCCGACCTCGGCGCCGACCTGGTAAAAGTCATCTGGAACGGCTCGGTGGAGGCCTTCGCCCCGGTCGCCCAGACCTGTTACGCGCCGATCCTGGTCGCCGGCGGGCCGGGCGGCGCGGACGAGAAGGGCACGCTGCAGTTGGCCGCCGACGCGATCGAGGCCGGCGCGGCCGGCGTCATGTTCGGTCGCCGGGTGTTCCGGGCCGAGCGCCCCGCTGCCGTGCTCGACGGCCTGCGTGGAGTCGTGCACGACGGGCTGCCGGTCGACCAGGCCCTGGCCCGGCTGTCGGCGTAGAGGACGGGACCATGCTGCTGATCGTGGGCGAGGCGATCGTCGCCTACCAACGGGTGTACGGGCAGCCGTACACCGGGCCCTGGCCGAGCGGCTCGCCCGCGATCGCCGCCTACGTCGCCGCCCGGCTCGGCGTGTCGACCGTCTTCGTCGGCGGCGTCGGCCAGGACGGGCACGGCACCGTGATGGCCGGCGGACTAGCCGCGGGCGGGGTGGACATCGGCCACCTCGCGGTCAGCCCCGGCGCGCCCACCGCCACCGCGTACATCACCTATCGTGGCGAGGAGCGCGAGTTCGACTTCCGGGTCGGTGGCACGGCGGCGACCCTGGTAGCCGAGCATCACCTCGGCGACCTGCCGGAACGAGCCGACTGGCTGCACATGTCGGGCTCGGCGCTGATCTTCGGCGAGCCGCTGGCCGGGACCACCCTGGCCGCGTTGCGCCGGGCCCGGGCAGCCGGGGCCCGCATCTCGATCGATCCCAACGTACGCCCGGAAGCTCTGGACACCACAGCCCGGGCGGCGCTGGTCGAAGCGCTCGGACTGGCCCACGTCGTGCTGCCCAGCCAGGGCGAGCTCGAAGCGCTCGGGGTGGACGCCACCGCCCTGGTCGACGGCGGAGCGACGGTCTGCACGACACTCGGTCCCGGCGGCGCCACCCTGACCGTCGCCTCCGGTTCCGTCCACGTCGACGCCCCGGACGTGGACGCCGTGGACACCGACGGCGCCGGGGACTCGTTCGCGGCCGGGTTCATCGCCGCCTCGCTGGCCGGCGCCGGTCCGGTCGAGGCGACCCGGGCCGGCGTACGGGTGGCGGGCGCCGCGGTCGGCATCGAAGGCCCGATGACCGTCGTGCCCGACCGTGGGCTGCTGACCGGATGAGCGGGCGGCTGCTCGTGGTCGGGCTGGCCACCTCACTCGACCGTTACGCCTGGTTGCCGTCCTTCGCCGCTGGGACGATCAACCGCCCGACCGAGGTGGTCGCCCGCGCGGGCGGCAAGGGACTCAACGCGGCCCGGTCCGCCGCCGGACTCGGCGTCGACGTGCGCGCCATCGCGCTGACCGGCGGCGCGACCGGCCGTACCGTCCGCGCCCTGGGCCATCCGGCGGCGGTCCGCTTCGTCGACAGCGGCGTCGAGACCCGGCAGTGTCTCTGCCTGCTGGACGCCGCCGGGGTGCTGACCGAGGTGTACGAGCCGGTGCTGCCGGTGTCGTCTGAGATCTGGCCGTCGGTGGTGTCCGCGGTGGCCGACGAACTCGCCACCGCCGACCTGCTCGCTCTCTCCGGGCGCGTACCGCCGGGGCTCGGCGTCGACGCCCTGGCCGAGCTGGTGGACCTCGCCCACGCCGCAGGCGTCCCCGTCATCGTCGACTCGGACGGACCGGCGCTGGTCGCGGCCCTGCGGCGCGGCCCCACGATGGTGAAGGTGAACGAGACCGAGGCCGCCGCCGTGACCGACGACGGCCCGGCCGGGCTGGCCGCGCTGGGCGCCCGGTCGGTGGTCGTGACCGGCGGCGCCACCGGCGCCCGGTATCTGGGGGAGGACGGCCGGCAGATCTTCGTCACCCACGACGCGATTCCCGGCGCCGTCCCGGTCGGCAGCGGCGACGCCTTCCTGGCCGGCCTGGCCGCGCAATGGCTGATCGATGCCGCGCCCGCGCCGAATGATCCCGGCACCGTGCTGCGCGTCGCCGCCGCCGCTGCCCGCGCCAACGCCCGCCGACTGCCGGCCGGGGACATCACCCGGGAGTCGGTCGACGCTGAGCTCGCCTCGGTGCGTGTGCGGCCCGTCTGACGAATCCGGGAGGCTGACGGATGGAGTCGACAGTCCGGATGTCGGACGACTCAGTCGTCGGCCGCGTCCGCCGTGCCGTTGTCCACCGCGGGGAATGTCACCTGGACACGCAGCCCGTCGCGGCCGGTGGAGGACGCGGTGATGATGCCCCCGTGAGCCCGGGTGACCGAGCGGGCGATCGCCAGGCCCAACCCCGCGCCGCCGCCGTGGTCGATGCGCCTGCCGGACCGGCGTCGGAACGGCTCGAACAGGGCGGCGACCTCGTCCGGGGGGACGTCGTCGCCGGTGTTCTCGACGACAAGCGCCGGGTCCGTGCCCACCCGCACCTCGATCGTGCCCTCGGGCCGGTTGTACTTCAGGCCGTTCTGCACGAGGTTGACGACCAGTCGTTCCAGCAGCACCCGTTCACCGGCGACCAGCCGGGGGCTCAGCCGGCTGATGATCGTGACGCCGGACTCCTCGGCCCGGGCCCGGTGGGCGTCCAGCACCGCCGAGACGATCCGGTCGAGCCGCAGTGGGACGCGCGTCTGCAGACCACGATCGCTCTCGCTGAGCACCAGCAACCCCTCGATCAGGCGTTCGTTGCGCTCGTTGGTCTCCAGCAGCTGCGCGCTCAGCAGCGCGAGCTGATCATCGGTGAGAGTGCGGGCCAGACCGACCTCGATCAGGGTGCGCTGAACGGCGAGCGGGGTCCGCAGTTCGTGGGACGCGTCCGCGGCGAACCGGCGCTGGGCCTCGTATCCCACCGCGATCCGGTCCATCATCTCGTCGATGGCGCGGCCCAGGACGGTCAGTTCGTCGCGGCCCGGGCCGGGCCGGAGCCGGTGCCCCAGGTTCTGTGGTCCGACATTGGCGATCACCGGCACGAGGTCCCGCAGCGGGCGCAGGCACCAGCGCGCGGCCGGGTAGCCGGCGGCCAGGAGCCCCAGCAGCACGACCGTCACCGCGATCGTCATGGGGATGCGCGGACGCCGGAACACCTGGACGCAGACGAACGGGGCGTCGTTGCCAGGTGCCCGCAACCCGGGCGTGGCGCACCAGGACGGGCCGAACTCCCGCCACAGCCCGAGCAGCAGCTCGGCGGCCGTCGTCACGAACGGGGCGATGAGCAGGAGCAGCCCGAAGACCAGGACTATCCGCCGGGCCGGCGAGGGGAGGCTCATGCCCCGAGCCGATAGCCGACGCGCGGCACCGTGTGGATGACCGGCGGCTCACCGAGCTTGCGGCGCAGGGTCATCACGGTGGTCCGTACCGTGTTGGTGAACGGGTCGGTGTGTTCGTCCCAGGCCTGCTCCAGCAGGTCCTCGGCGCTGACCACCCGGCCGTCGGCGCGCATCAGCACGTGCAGGACGGCGTACTCCTTCGGGGACAACGAGAGCGTCAGCCCGTCGCGGGAGGCGGTGTGCCGGGTGACGTCCAGCACGATGCCGTCCCGCTCCAGCACCGGGGGCAGCGCCGGGGTCGAGCGTCGGGACAGCGCCTGCAACCGGGCGACGAGTTCGGCGAAGGCGAACGGCTTGGTCAGGTAGTCGTCCGCGCCGAGGCCGAGACCTTCCACGCGTTGCCGTATGCCGGCTGCGGCGGTCAGCAGCAGCACCCGGGTGCCGGCGCCGGACCCGGCGATCCACCGGCACACCTCGTCGCCGGTCTTGCCTGGCATGTCCCGGTCGAGGACGGCCACGTCGTAGCGGTTGACCGCAAGCCGTTCCATCGCGCTGTCACCGTCGTAGACCACGTCGACGGCGACGGACAACCGGCGCAGGCCCTCGGCCACCGTGTCGGCGAGCATCCGCTCGTCGTCCGCCATGAGCACCCGCACGGTTCCCCTCTCCGTCGCCGCCCGTGCCCGGAACCGCCATGTTCGGGCCCGGTACCGCCGCCCGCAAGGCTGCCACCTGCCGGATAAAGAACCGATAAGGGCGCCGCTGACGCTCCGCCGACCACCGGAGTCCCAGCATGGGTGCGTTCCTGCCCCCGTTCGTACAGGCTGGTGACCCCGTGCTCCGACTCGTCACGAAGTGTGCCACGGCCGTCCTGGCGGCCACCGTGGTTACCGTCGTTCCCGTTTCGGCCCGGCCGGCGTCCGCGATCGCGCACGGTGCGGACGCGGCTGACGGCGCGTACCGGTTCTCGGCCCGGCTGACCATGACCGGTCTGCCCGTGGCCGGCGGTGGCACCCGGGACAGTTGGTGCTCCGGCGCGCTGATCGCCCCGCGCTGGGTGATCACTGCCGGCCACTGCTTCCGCACCCGCGACGGTAAGCGGGTCAGCCGGGTCGTCGCCGACCGGACCAGTGTCACGGTCGGGCGCACGGACCTCGCCGGTCGGGCCGGGTACGAGGCGGAGGTGGTCGCGGTCCGCCAGGCGGACACCGTCGACGTGGCCCTGGTCGAACTCGACACCGCGATCACCGGCGTGGTGCCGCTGCGGCTCGCCGACGCGCCGCCGGTGGCCGGTGAAGTGCTCCGGCTGACCGGGTACGGCTCGACCACCGCCGACGGACTCGCCCCGGCGGGCCGGCTCCAGACCGGCCGGTTCACCGTCGGCCGGGTCGGTGCCGACGTCATCGAGACCTCCGGCCGGGCGCCTCGCGTGGACACCAGCCCGTGCCCGCACGACTCGGGCGGGCCCTACTTCCGCGAGCAGGCGGACGGCACGGCCGTGCTGGTCGCGGTCGTCAGCACCGGCCCGGGATGTCCACATCCGGGCCCCGACCTCAGCGCCCGCACCGACATCCTCGGCGACTGGATCGCGGACACGATCGAGACGCCGACCGGTCCGGCGCGCTGGATGCCGGTCGGGGCGGGCGTGGGCGTGGTGCTCGTGCTGCTGTCGGTGGCCCTGACGACGCTTCGGCGCCGGCGAGCAGCGCAGCGGACGAGGTGAAGCGTCAGAAGCTGCTGACCAGCTTCACGAACGCTTCGTCGATCTTGCTGGGATCGGTCGCGTCGAAGGCCTTGCCCGACGACGCCTTGGCGATCCGGTCCAGGGTGGCGAAGTCCGACTCCCGGTCGAAGGCGATGCAGAACACCTTCACCGGACGCTGCGGGTCCAGGGCGACCTCGGCGAGCACGCGGGCCAGGTCGTTGTCCTTGCCGTACTCGTTCTTGCCGTCGGTCAGCACGACGATCGCGTTGATCCGCTCTGGGTCGTACCGGTCGAGCAGCGCTCGGTGTGCGGCCCGGACCGTCGCGTAGAGCGCGGTGCTGCCGGCGACCTGCAGGCCGGCGACCTTGCTGGTGATCCGCTTTCGGTCGAACTCGCCGAGCGGCACCTCCTCGCGGTAGGGGCCCTTCGGCCGCTTCGGTGTCTCCGAGGAGAACGACCAGAGCCCCACCCGGTCCTCGGTGTTGAGCAGCGCGAGGCCCTTGCCCGCCGCCGCCGAGGCGACCTGGAAGCGGGTACGGGTGCCGACCATCGCCTCCATGGATCCGGACGTGTCCAGGGCGATCAGGATGTTGGCCTTCTTGCGGAGCGTTCGCCAGCCGTCAAGCATCGCGCCGACCACCTGTGGGTCCGGGGGCTCGAAGTAGGTGAGCCCGCCGGTGGGCTCGGCGCCGACGGAGGCGAGCAGCTCCGCCGAGGCGCGGCGCTCGTGGTCCCGGAAACCGAGACGGGCGAAGCTCTCCTGCTGGGCGTCCTCGGTCAGGAACGCCCGGAAGTCGGCAGCCGCCGCGCGCTGTCGCTCATCGGCGGAGGGCAGCACCACGAACGGGTGGTCCAGGTTGAACGTGCCCTCCTTGGGGTGGACGGCGACAAGCGGGACGTTCGGCCGGCGGCCCCGCTCCTGCCCGTCCGGCCGGGGGCTCAGCGCGCCCGTGTTGTAGAGGTCCACCAGTTCCTCCTGCAGGACGATGGCGCTCATGTCGTCCGTGCTGCCCGCGCCGCCGGCCAGGTCCGCCTCGGCGAGACTGCGCAGCAGGTCCACCGAGTCGTCGCTGTAGTGCGACACGTTGGCCTCGATCCGGCGGACGAACTGGGTGACCGCGGGGTCGGCCAGGTCGGACCGGGTCAGGTCGCTGGACCGTTGCACCGCCGCGTAGTAGGTGGCGATGGTCGCCGCCAGCCCGGAGGTGGACAGGTTGGGGTTGTCCTTGCCGAAGGTGAACCGGCCCCACTCCGGCTTGCCGAAGCCCGCCCACCCGTCCCGGCCGGAGAGGCCCAGGATCTCCCCCCAGCCCAGCGGCCCGCGCTGGCGTACCAGTTCGGCCTTGGGCTGCGGCATCGCGATCACCAGCGGGCTGTTGGCGATCGACGGGTATCGGTCCGGTGTCTGCGGCGCCCGCCCGGCGGCCTGGTCGAGCAGCCGGAGCTGGCCGGTCCACAGGCTCGACGTCGGCAGCCACACCTGTGGCTGCGGCAGGCCGGTGCGGGTCCAGCCGGTGGCCAGCGCCTCGGCTGCCTGGCCCGAGTTGAGCGCGCTGACGTGCACCTGGGCGCAGCCGCCGCCGTCGATCGACCGGCTGCTCCGGTTGTACCGCTCGGCCAGGTCGACGAGCAGATCCGCCTTCTCCGTCGAGGAGTTGACCTGGAGCGTGGTGGCGCAGTCGGTGCGGGCCCCCGCGCTGCCCGCTTCGCGCTGCCGGACGAACACGTACGCCCCGGCGATGACCACCAGCCCGGCGGTGACGGCGGCGGTGTAGGGCAACCACTGCCGCCTACGCGTAGCGGATGAGGTCATCGGGGCGTCCTCCTGGCCGGGCGGTCGGTGCCAGTCAACCTATCGATCCGGCGCCAGCCGGCGACCCGGGCCCCTGCCGCCCGAGTCACCCGCGGTCGGACCGTCCACCGACCGCCGTCGCGACCAGTAGCCGAACCAGGTAGACCACGACGAAGGCAACCGCCCCGGCTGCGGCGGCCGGGCCGATCGCGTTCGACGCGACGTAGCCGGCGGCGGCGCCGGCCGAGCCGAGGAAGAGCGCGGTCGAAATGCCCCAGGCGTCGAGGGCCTCGTCACGCAGTCGCCGCAACGCACCGTCCGGCCCGGCACCGACGCCGGGCTCCGTCACCGGCGGGTGTGCCGGCTGGGTCGGCCGGGCCTGGGACGGCACCGTTGGTTGAGTCGGCGTCTGCGGCACCGTCGGCCGAGTCGGCGTCTGCGTCTGCGGCGGGCGCGGCTGCGGTGCCGTCGGCGTGAGCTGGGGGAGCGGGTGGTTCGGCGTCGGCGCGCCCGCGGTCTCGTTGCCGGCCTCGAGCAGGCTCTTCCGACGTAGCGGCTCGGTGCCCGTGGCGGTCTGCCGGAGCAGCCGCACCAGCACGCTCTCGGCATCGGGTCGATTCGCCGGATCCTTGGCCAGGCACTCCCGGATCAGCTCGTCCAGCACGGGAGGCAACGCGGGCAGCTCGGGCGGATCGTGCACCACCCGGTGCATCACGGCGAAGAGCGAGTCATTGCCGAAGGGCGGCCGACCGCCGGCCGCGAAGGCGATCGTGGCCGCCCAGGCGAAGACGTCGCAGGGCGGCCCGACCGAGTCGTTGCGGAACCGCTCGGGCGCCATGTACGCGGTGGTTCCCATGACCCGGCTGGATGCCGTCTCGGTGACGCCCAACGCGCGGGCGATACCGAAGTCGATCACCCGAGGACCGTCCTTGCCGAGCACCACGTTGTCCGGTTTCAAATCGCAGTGCACCACCCCGGAGCCGTGGATCGCGGCGAGCGCGGTCACCGTGCCGACCGCGAGCCGATGCAGGGCGTTGCCGGTCACCGGGCCGCGCTCGCGCACGTGCCGGTGCAGGGTCGGGCCCTCGATGAACTCACTGACCACGTAGGGTCGCTCACCGTCCACGTCGGCGAAGAGCACCTGCGCGGTGCAGAACGGGGCGACCCGGCGTGCGGCGGCGATCTCCTTCACGAACTGCGACCGTGCCCGTGGATCACTCAGGTCGACGTTGATCAGCTTGACCGCGACCCGGTCGCCGGCGTCGTCCTCCCCGAGATAGACGACCCCCTGGCCGCCCGCGCCGAGCCGGCCGAGCAACCGGTACCGGCCGGCGGTGATCGGATCGTGCGTCCACAGTTTCGCCAACTCCGGCAGCGGCGTGCCGGCCAGTTCTGACATCCCGACTCCATCAGCGTCGTGCCCGGCCACCGGCGGCGCAGGACAGGGTCATCGTGTCATGTCCGATAAAAATCCAAGGTGGTCTAACTCTGGACCTTTACTGTTAGGAGTCTTAATAATAGGGCGCCGGTCCCGATCCGATCCGGAAGGCTCACCCCCATGCGTCGCC
The genomic region above belongs to Micromonospora sp. WMMD1128 and contains:
- a CDS encoding protein kinase; protein product: MSELAGTPLPELAKLWTHDPITAGRYRLLGRLGAGGQGVVYLGEDDAGDRVAVKLINVDLSDPRARSQFVKEIAAARRVAPFCTAQVLFADVDGERPYVVSEFIEGPTLHRHVRERGPVTGNALHRLAVGTVTALAAIHGSGVVHCDLKPDNVVLGKDGPRVIDFGIARALGVTETASSRVMGTTAYMAPERFRNDSVGPPCDVFAWAATIAFAAGGRPPFGNDSLFAVMHRVVHDPPELPALPPVLDELIRECLAKDPANRPDAESVLVRLLRQTATGTEPLRRKSLLEAGNETAGAPTPNHPLPQLTPTAPQPRPPQTQTPTRPTVPQTPTQPTVPSQARPTQPAHPPVTEPGVGAGPDGALRRLRDEALDAWGISTALFLGSAGAAAGYVASNAIGPAAAAGAVAFVVVYLVRLLVATAVGGRSDRG
- a CDS encoding ABC transporter substrate-binding protein, whose translation is MRTYKWMVAATAVLSLTALTACGGGDDEAGGGDKTGGFKIALIPGVANDAYYGSVACGVQAAAKESGSTVEVQAPKSFSPTDQIPILQAVVAKKPDVIIIAPTDSKALYAPLKQATAQGIKVVLVDTTLEDPSLAEAEVTSDNIEAGKTAAAKLIELLGDKAGSVLTVNLSAGVTTTDDRFKGFAEGLKANPKLKDLGQQYSNNSVQTASSIVSATVAANPDLIGIFSTAAFNTEGAVAALRAANDDRVTIVGFDANPPGVKQIQDGEVAAQVVLKPYDEGLAAGEQAVNALTGKEVTKKITTGAVVATKDNLDSPEVKKYLYSFTCPAA
- a CDS encoding extracellular solute-binding protein, yielding MTSSATRRRQWLPYTAAVTAGLVVIAGAYVFVRQREAGSAGARTDCATTLQVNSSTEKADLLVDLAERYNRSSRSIDGGGCAQVHVSALNSGQAAEALATGWTRTGLPQPQVWLPTSSLWTGQLRLLDQAAGRAPQTPDRYPSIANSPLVIAMPQPKAELVRQRGPLGWGEILGLSGRDGWAGFGKPEWGRFTFGKDNPNLSTSGLAATIATYYAAVQRSSDLTRSDLADPAVTQFVRRIEANVSHYSDDSVDLLRSLAEADLAGGAGSTDDMSAIVLQEELVDLYNTGALSPRPDGQERGRRPNVPLVAVHPKEGTFNLDHPFVVLPSADERQRAAAADFRAFLTEDAQQESFARLGFRDHERRASAELLASVGAEPTGGLTYFEPPDPQVVGAMLDGWRTLRKKANILIALDTSGSMEAMVGTRTRFQVASAAAGKGLALLNTEDRVGLWSFSSETPKRPKGPYREEVPLGEFDRKRITSKVAGLQVAGSTALYATVRAAHRALLDRYDPERINAIVVLTDGKNEYGKDNDLARVLAEVALDPQRPVKVFCIAFDRESDFATLDRIAKASSGKAFDATDPSKIDEAFVKLVSSF
- a CDS encoding trypsin-like serine protease, which codes for MLRLVTKCATAVLAATVVTVVPVSARPASAIAHGADAADGAYRFSARLTMTGLPVAGGGTRDSWCSGALIAPRWVITAGHCFRTRDGKRVSRVVADRTSVTVGRTDLAGRAGYEAEVVAVRQADTVDVALVELDTAITGVVPLRLADAPPVAGEVLRLTGYGSTTADGLAPAGRLQTGRFTVGRVGADVIETSGRAPRVDTSPCPHDSGGPYFREQADGTAVLVAVVSTGPGCPHPGPDLSARTDILGDWIADTIETPTGPARWMPVGAGVGVVLVLLSVALTTLRRRRAAQRTR
- a CDS encoding ATP-binding protein yields the protein MSLPSPARRIVLVFGLLLLIAPFVTTAAELLLGLWREFGPSWCATPGLRAPGNDAPFVCVQVFRRPRIPMTIAVTVVLLGLLAAGYPAARWCLRPLRDLVPVIANVGPQNLGHRLRPGPGRDELTVLGRAIDEMMDRIAVGYEAQRRFAADASHELRTPLAVQRTLIEVGLARTLTDDQLALLSAQLLETNERNERLIEGLLVLSESDRGLQTRVPLRLDRIVSAVLDAHRARAEESGVTIISRLSPRLVAGERVLLERLVVNLVQNGLKYNRPEGTIEVRVGTDPALVVENTGDDVPPDEVAALFEPFRRRSGRRIDHGGGAGLGLAIARSVTRAHGGIITASSTGRDGLRVQVTFPAVDNGTADAADD
- a CDS encoding ABC transporter permease — encoded protein: MTTTTETPAETPPTDRKRRLLLGSATDITVILIVIVALFAILDFDAFLTSANLINVLINASLLIVMAVGATFVLITGGVDLSVGSVLVFSGVIAGKVMIAIGPQGWGASIVGIVVSMLAGAVWGVVNGLVITKMRVPPLITTLGSFGAALGLAQIITDGNDLKDVPNELIDTLGVGRFLGLPWLVWVALLVALIGGVFLAFTRYGRRTYAIGSNAEAARRAGINVDRHLISVYAIAGLLAGLAGIMSYAQFGSTTLSGHGTDNLAVIAAVVIGGTSLFGGVGTMFGTLVGTTIPAVLANGLVIVGLNSFWRDFAVGVVLVAAVYLDQLRRRSRTTR
- a CDS encoding PfkB family carbohydrate kinase — protein: MLLIVGEAIVAYQRVYGQPYTGPWPSGSPAIAAYVAARLGVSTVFVGGVGQDGHGTVMAGGLAAGGVDIGHLAVSPGAPTATAYITYRGEEREFDFRVGGTAATLVAEHHLGDLPERADWLHMSGSALIFGEPLAGTTLAALRRARAAGARISIDPNVRPEALDTTARAALVEALGLAHVVLPSQGELEALGVDATALVDGGATVCTTLGPGGATLTVASGSVHVDAPDVDAVDTDGAGDSFAAGFIAASLAGAGPVEATRAGVRVAGAAVGIEGPMTVVPDRGLLTG
- a CDS encoding response regulator transcription factor, which translates into the protein MRVLMADDERMLADTVAEGLRRLSVAVDVVYDGDSAMERLAVNRYDVAVLDRDMPGKTGDEVCRWIAGSGAGTRVLLLTAAAGIRQRVEGLGLGADDYLTKPFAFAELVARLQALSRRSTPALPPVLERDGIVLDVTRHTASRDGLTLSLSPKEYAVLHVLMRADGRVVSAEDLLEQAWDEHTDPFTNTVRTTVMTLRRKLGEPPVIHTVPRVGYRLGA
- a CDS encoding PfkB family carbohydrate kinase, whose protein sequence is MSGRLLVVGLATSLDRYAWLPSFAAGTINRPTEVVARAGGKGLNAARSAAGLGVDVRAIALTGGATGRTVRALGHPAAVRFVDSGVETRQCLCLLDAAGVLTEVYEPVLPVSSEIWPSVVSAVADELATADLLALSGRVPPGLGVDALAELVDLAHAAGVPVIVDSDGPALVAALRRGPTMVKVNETEAAAVTDDGPAGLAALGARSVVVTGGATGARYLGEDGRQIFVTHDAIPGAVPVGSGDAFLAGLAAQWLIDAAPAPNDPGTVLRVAAAAARANARRLPAGDITRESVDAELASVRVRPV